A portion of the Oncorhynchus gorbuscha isolate QuinsamMale2020 ecotype Even-year linkage group LG07, OgorEven_v1.0, whole genome shotgun sequence genome contains these proteins:
- the LOC124039130 gene encoding pancreas/duodenum homeobox protein 1-like, whose product MNREDHYYSPAQLFKNSCAYQSPHSEDYSHSPPPCLYMARQAQSVYSSPSIGGLDQANLPDIAPYSIPMREDPGVPQLHHPQAPQQTLQPGGYEYPGGLALCADRNKYHLPFPWMKTTKSHAHTWKGQWAGPYMVEAEENKRTRTAYTRAQLLELEKEFLFNKYISRPRRVELALTLSLTERHIKIWFQNRRMKWKKEEDKKRVRGVDPEQDSSITSGDLKDEAGVGVGGAGHPTTTTPPSPLNAHSMLGSRDLA is encoded by the exons ATGAATCGAGAAGATCACTACTATTCTCCCGCGCAGCTGTTCAAGAACTCCTGCGCCTACCAGAGTCCACACAGCGAGGACTACAGCCACAGCCCTCCGCCCTGCCTCTACATGGCCCGGCAGGCTCAGTCCGTCTACTCCTCGCCCTCCATCGGAGGGCTAGACCAGGCGAATCTCCCTGACATTGCTCCTTACAGTATTCCCATGCGAGAGGACCCGGGTGTGCCGCAGCTCCACCACCCCCAGGCGCCCCAGCAGACTCTCCAGCCAGGGGGTTACGAATACCCGGGGGGGTTGGCTCTGTGTGCCGATAGGAACAAATATCACCTGCCTTTCCCCTGGATGAAAACAACCAAGTCTCACGCGCACACCTGGAAGGGACAGTGGGCAG GCCCCTACATGGTGGAGGCGGAGGAGAACAAGCGGACACGGACGGCCTACACGCGAGCACAGCTCCTGGAGCTGGAGAAGGAGTTCCTATTCAACAAGTACATCAGCAGGCCGCGGCGTGTCGAGCTGGCCCTCACCCTCAGCCtcacagagagacacatcaaGATCTGGTTCCAGAACCGACGGATGAAGtggaagaaggaggaggacaagaagagagtgaggggggtcGACCCCGAGCAGGACTCGTCCATTACCTCAGGAGACTTGAAGGATGAGGCAGGGGTGGGAGTCGGGGGGGCAGGACATCCCACCACCACGACACCCCCCTCACCCTTAAACGCCCACTCCATGTTAGGTTCTAGAGACTTGGCCTAG